A single window of Anaerocolumna chitinilytica DNA harbors:
- a CDS encoding transglutaminase-like domain-containing protein: MTKYLQATEMLNFHHSSIQRLIEEKQWAKEDDFQKIRKIYNYVRDDIRFGYNTDDTISASEVLKDGYGQCNTKGTLFMALLRAVSVPCRIHGFTIDKSLQKGAMTGLLYKLAPQSIIHSWVEVQFQDQWYNIEGFILDSKYLSRLQDKFSDCTTSFCGYGAATDNFQNPQVDWNGNDTYIQKEGINHDFGVFHSPDEFFMQYQQQLSPLKKWFYRNIGRKLMNRNVDKIRS; encoded by the coding sequence ATGACAAAATATTTGCAAGCAACAGAAATGTTGAATTTTCACCACAGTTCTATACAGAGATTGATTGAAGAAAAACAATGGGCGAAGGAAGACGATTTTCAAAAAATACGTAAAATCTATAATTATGTTCGTGATGATATCAGATTTGGTTATAACACGGATGATACCATTTCTGCTTCTGAGGTGTTAAAGGATGGTTATGGACAATGCAATACCAAGGGAACGTTATTTATGGCACTTTTGAGGGCTGTTTCAGTACCTTGCCGGATTCATGGCTTTACGATTGACAAAAGTTTGCAAAAGGGTGCTATGACCGGTCTACTTTATAAGCTTGCACCTCAAAGTATTATTCATAGCTGGGTTGAAGTTCAATTCCAGGATCAATGGTATAACATAGAGGGATTCATACTGGACAGTAAATACTTAAGTAGGCTTCAAGATAAGTTTTCTGACTGTACAACAAGCTTTTGCGGATATGGAGCAGCTACTGATAATTTCCAAAATCCTCAAGTGGACTGGAATGGGAATGATACGTATATTCAAAAAGAGGGTATAAACCATGATTTTGGTGTATTTCATTCACCTGATGAATTCTTTATGCAATATCAGCAACAGCTGTCACCATTAAAGAAATGGTTTTATAGAAATATCGGGCGCAAACTTATGAATCGCAATGTTGATAAAATTCGTTCCTAA
- a CDS encoding nucleotide pyrophosphohydrolase — MSDFGFKQMQAIQIELQEKYKEIWGGLSPEKGRDTLLWMIIEAGEAADIIKKDGDKKIVEDIEVRNHFIEEMCDVFMYLNDVMLCYNITPEELEKIYLDKHQRNLKRW, encoded by the coding sequence ATGAGTGATTTTGGGTTTAAGCAAATGCAAGCAATACAGATAGAATTACAAGAAAAATATAAAGAAATATGGGGTGGTTTATCTCCGGAAAAGGGCAGAGATACTTTGCTATGGATGATAATTGAAGCTGGAGAAGCCGCAGATATCATTAAAAAGGATGGAGATAAGAAGATAGTTGAGGACATAGAAGTACGAAATCATTTTATTGAAGAAATGTGTGATGTTTTTATGTATTTAAATGATGTAATGCTCTGTTATAACATCACGCCGGAGGAATTGGAAAAGATATATTTGGATAAGCATCAAAGAAATCTAAAACGATGGTAA
- a CDS encoding Type 1 glutamine amidotransferase-like domain-containing protein — protein sequence MVKILTSGFSDEFPKDFILQLRSFMKSDMIFAFIASEFENIYEKTDWYCKNFLKMFSDAGIHFSRADVIDSRVTDETAQAIVKSADVIWLAGGDTPIQYAYLKAYGLIPYLREHRGVIIGMSAGSINMSKTAVCSVTCGHSKLDIYEALGLVEFSIEPHLDVNNISEELLMLSEKYPLYGICDDGAIICTEDNTSYIGDIFLINNRHVSRMM from the coding sequence ATGGTCAAGATACTGACGAGTGGATTTTCCGATGAATTTCCAAAGGATTTTATATTACAGCTAAGATCGTTTATGAAATCAGACATGATATTCGCTTTTATAGCATCGGAGTTTGAAAATATATATGAAAAAACAGATTGGTATTGTAAAAATTTTTTAAAGATGTTTTCGGATGCTGGAATACATTTTTCAAGGGCAGATGTTATAGACAGCAGGGTAACAGATGAAACAGCCCAGGCTATCGTAAAAAGTGCAGATGTAATCTGGCTTGCAGGTGGAGATACACCTATTCAGTATGCTTATCTGAAAGCTTATGGTTTGATTCCCTACTTAAGAGAACATAGAGGTGTGATTATCGGAATGAGTGCCGGCTCCATCAATATGTCGAAAACCGCAGTTTGTTCAGTAACTTGCGGACATTCCAAACTTGATATATATGAAGCTCTTGGGTTAGTGGAATTCTCGATTGAACCACATCTGGATGTCAATAATATCTCAGAAGAACTGTTAATGCTTTCTGAAAAGTACCCATTATACGGAATATGTGATGATGGTGCTATCATATGCACAGAAGATAATACCTCGTACATAGGAGATATTTTCTTAATCAACAACAGGCATGTAAGTCGAATGATGTAA
- a CDS encoding metallophosphoesterase family protein, whose amino-acid sequence MDIAVLSDIHGNYIALERCLQEAFSRGIGTFFFLGDYIGELAYPERTMQRLYELNENYQCYFIKGNKEEYWLNYRAEGEIGWKDQNSGSGALVYAYSCLTDRDLEFFSKLAPTQEILIDKMPKLCICHGSPFKVNEKLSPNDSRTIEVMESVKTPIILCGHSHVQGKIVHKDKRVLNPGSVGVPIYSEGKTQFLILHNEDVIRGAKKSADVLPEQQEQWQEEFISLDYDFEKVIDEMQEVKLYEHAPYWCVITESILRGGNITHGDILPRVTELCRQATGECVWPDIPEEYWEQGVREMLGI is encoded by the coding sequence ATGGATATAGCAGTTCTTTCTGACATTCATGGTAATTATATTGCACTGGAACGTTGCCTGCAGGAGGCATTTTCAAGAGGTATCGGTACCTTTTTCTTTCTTGGGGATTATATCGGAGAATTGGCATATCCGGAAAGGACAATGCAGCGATTATATGAGTTAAATGAAAATTATCAATGCTACTTTATCAAAGGAAATAAAGAAGAGTATTGGTTAAATTACCGGGCGGAGGGTGAAATTGGCTGGAAGGACCAAAATTCCGGCAGCGGAGCGTTGGTGTATGCCTATAGTTGCCTTACGGATAGAGATCTAGAATTTTTCTCTAAACTGGCCCCAACCCAGGAAATCCTAATAGATAAGATGCCAAAACTTTGTATCTGTCATGGTTCACCCTTTAAAGTAAATGAAAAGCTTTCACCGAATGACAGCAGAACAATTGAAGTGATGGAAAGTGTGAAGACACCAATTATATTATGCGGTCATTCCCATGTTCAGGGTAAGATTGTACATAAGGACAAGCGTGTTCTAAACCCCGGATCAGTTGGAGTACCGATATATAGTGAAGGAAAGACCCAGTTTCTGATACTTCATAATGAAGACGTCATAAGAGGTGCTAAGAAGAGTGCTGATGTTTTACCTGAGCAGCAGGAGCAGTGGCAGGAAGAGTTTATAAGCCTGGATTATGATTTTGAAAAGGTTATCGATGAAATGCAGGAAGTAAAACTCTATGAACATGCTCCTTATTGGTGCGTCATAACAGAAAGCATATTACGGGGAGGAAATATAACCCATGGAGACATTTTACCGAGAGTGACAGAACTTTGCAGGCAGGCAACCGGAGAGTGTGTATGGCCGGATATTCCCGAAGAATATTGGGAACAAGGTGTTAGAGAAATGCTGGGGATTTAA
- the murA gene encoding UDP-N-acetylglucosamine 1-carboxyvinyltransferase, with the protein MVSDRTYLKVRGGKALRGEVKVNGSKNSILALIPAMCLGEGEGTLNHITDISDIEAMQGILEEIGVKMHCENNAVSITGNMEYSELSKLYVPKIRASNLFLGVLLAKFGKAVVPVSGGDKIGNRPIDIHLYVFRKFGIQAEIEDGYVKCEATQFPYKGQKIFLRFPSVGATENAMLVASAAESETVIYNAAMEPEIVDMAILMNNMGAKITGAGTPVIHIKPAAKKLSRTVHEVIPDRLEVGTFLFMIAATKGTGIIRNVIPEHVMSVITILEDSGVKVEVTDSDIAIDASDSNLMAIDVEALPFPGFPTDLQPFATVYALRCNGKSTIKDAVFPVRFNHLFEIRRMGMTYESVHSQVTLNGVQKLTGTTMTGTDIRMCASLVMAALVAKGESRIYGLEHILRGYDNFFQKLKDLGADVAVIEEETEEIALPRLNVMNN; encoded by the coding sequence ATGGTAAGCGACAGAACTTATTTAAAAGTAAGGGGCGGCAAAGCATTAAGAGGAGAAGTTAAGGTAAATGGTTCCAAGAATTCCATACTAGCTTTAATACCCGCAATGTGTCTGGGGGAAGGCGAAGGAACACTTAATCATATAACTGATATATCAGATATCGAGGCAATGCAGGGGATATTAGAAGAAATAGGTGTTAAAATGCACTGTGAGAATAATGCAGTAAGCATTACAGGTAATATGGAGTATTCAGAATTAAGTAAGCTGTATGTTCCAAAAATCAGAGCTTCGAATTTATTCTTAGGTGTTTTATTAGCCAAATTCGGGAAAGCCGTAGTACCGGTATCCGGTGGAGATAAGATTGGTAATCGACCAATTGACATCCACTTATATGTATTTCGTAAATTTGGTATTCAGGCCGAAATTGAAGATGGATATGTAAAATGTGAAGCAACTCAGTTTCCTTATAAAGGACAGAAGATATTTTTAAGGTTTCCAAGTGTAGGTGCAACGGAAAATGCCATGCTGGTAGCAAGTGCAGCTGAGAGCGAAACTGTTATTTATAATGCAGCCATGGAACCGGAAATCGTGGATATGGCTATCTTAATGAACAATATGGGAGCAAAGATTACAGGTGCAGGTACTCCTGTGATTCACATAAAACCTGCGGCAAAGAAATTAAGCAGGACGGTACATGAAGTTATACCGGACCGCCTGGAGGTTGGAACATTTTTATTTATGATTGCAGCAACGAAAGGTACCGGGATAATAAGAAATGTAATACCTGAGCATGTTATGTCGGTTATTACAATATTGGAAGATTCCGGTGTAAAAGTAGAAGTTACCGATAGTGATATCGCAATTGATGCTTCAGATAGCAACCTTATGGCCATTGACGTGGAAGCTTTACCTTTTCCTGGTTTTCCTACAGACCTGCAGCCCTTTGCAACAGTCTATGCGCTAAGATGTAATGGGAAATCCACAATAAAGGATGCTGTCTTTCCGGTTCGATTCAACCATCTATTTGAAATCCGCAGAATGGGTATGACTTATGAAAGTGTTCATTCCCAGGTTACACTTAACGGCGTTCAGAAACTGACAGGCACCACCATGACTGGAACAGATATCAGAATGTGTGCGTCTCTGGTAATGGCAGCTCTGGTAGCAAAGGGAGAGTCCAGAATCTATGGCTTGGAGCATATCCTGCGAGGATATGATAACTTCTTTCAGAAGTTAAAGGATTTAGGTGCTGATGTTGCAGTGATAGAGGAAGAAACAGAAGAAATAGCATTACCGAGATTAAATGTAATGAATAATTGA
- a CDS encoding GNAT family N-acetyltransferase translates to MNHKGTVRLETERLILRRFIIEDLEQIFYNCWSDFEVWKWTSYQPMQNVKDVIDTAEMFTDKWLGAYERPNRYSWAIELKATGQVIGRFFGMHPDDYTNQIELAYELGRSWWNQGLMTEAVKAVIDFFFNEIGFNRIYANHAGPNMASGKVMQKAGLTYEGTMRQACKCNNGLFDKVNYAIIADDYIKSEKIVFAGNYE, encoded by the coding sequence ATGAATCACAAAGGTACAGTAAGGCTTGAAACAGAGAGGCTTATTTTAAGGCGGTTCATCATAGAAGACCTTGAGCAGATCTTTTATAATTGCTGGAGCGATTTTGAAGTATGGAAATGGACATCCTATCAACCTATGCAGAATGTCAAGGATGTTATAGATACTGCAGAAATGTTTACTGATAAGTGGCTTGGTGCTTACGAAAGACCAAATCGGTATAGTTGGGCTATCGAACTCAAAGCTACCGGGCAAGTTATCGGCAGGTTCTTTGGAATGCATCCTGATGATTATACAAATCAGATAGAGCTGGCCTATGAACTTGGACGTAGTTGGTGGAATCAAGGGCTTATGACGGAAGCTGTGAAAGCAGTTATAGATTTCTTTTTTAATGAGATTGGTTTTAATCGTATATATGCTAATCATGCAGGCCCAAACATGGCCTCCGGAAAAGTTATGCAGAAAGCCGGATTGACCTATGAAGGTACAATGCGGCAAGCTTGCAAATGTAATAACGGTTTGTTTGACAAAGTTAATTATGCTATTATTGCAGATGATTACATCAAATCTGAAAAAATAGTATTTGCTGGTAATTATGAATAA
- a CDS encoding GNAT family N-acetyltransferase: MSKIELIDITSDNWINICCLNPGKEGKDFVASNSFSLAQSFYEKGWITKGIVNDNLLIGFTMFGYSEEMKAYELCRFMIDQKFQGLGYGKEALRAILKFMFNCFHCTEIFLSTAPNNNRGKHIYEKIGFVSTGESCGEGDDVEEIYCLNQFNMSSLE, from the coding sequence ATGTCTAAGATTGAACTTATCGATATTACATCAGATAACTGGATAAATATATGTTGTTTAAACCCTGGGAAGGAAGGGAAAGATTTTGTAGCATCAAATTCGTTTTCTCTTGCTCAGTCCTTCTATGAAAAGGGATGGATAACGAAAGGAATTGTAAATGATAACTTGCTTATTGGATTTACTATGTTCGGATATAGTGAAGAAATGAAAGCATATGAGTTATGCCGTTTTATGATTGATCAGAAATTCCAAGGATTAGGGTATGGTAAAGAAGCGTTAAGGGCTATTCTAAAATTTATGTTTAACTGCTTTCACTGCACAGAGATATTTCTTAGTACTGCTCCGAATAATAATAGAGGGAAGCATATATATGAGAAGATTGGATTTGTTTCCACAGGCGAGAGCTGCGGTGAAGGAGACGATGTGGAAGAAATATATTGTCTGAATCAATTCAATATGAGCTCTCTGGAATAG
- a CDS encoding helix-turn-helix domain-containing protein, with product MYHERIECKAMNSIIINEKNFMTVSDNIAADYHKHWLLQLFLTGQKDFSIDVNRQHIICRSILVNLDTPHTFNNAGDTCFTMLIDPTTELGRRMMGVLMNQPYYLFSPDETKAMQSNLQNILIQKSKDAYLTFVQSLLVQFSNCYIEKMDERVVKVLDLLDECVHEDENHQLKYFAEKLNLSESRLAHLFKEETGIPLKSYIVLHKLQKAYELIGNGESITTAALNAGFNSPSHLAYTNKMVTGMSATNILKDSEFLKAF from the coding sequence GTGTATCATGAAAGGATTGAATGTAAAGCTATGAACTCTATTATCATAAATGAGAAGAATTTCATGACGGTTTCTGATAATATTGCAGCAGATTATCACAAGCATTGGCTGCTCCAATTATTTCTAACCGGCCAGAAGGATTTTAGCATTGATGTTAATAGACAACATATTATATGCAGGTCTATATTAGTAAACCTCGATACACCTCATACTTTTAATAATGCAGGAGATACCTGCTTTACTATGCTGATTGATCCGACAACGGAGCTTGGACGCAGGATGATGGGGGTGCTGATGAACCAGCCCTACTATCTTTTTTCTCCTGATGAAACTAAAGCGATGCAATCGAATTTACAAAATATTCTTATACAAAAAAGTAAGGATGCCTATCTAACATTTGTACAAAGCCTTCTTGTTCAATTTTCTAATTGTTATATTGAAAAGATGGATGAACGAGTAGTAAAAGTTTTGGATCTATTAGATGAATGTGTGCATGAAGACGAGAATCATCAATTGAAGTATTTTGCGGAGAAACTTAACCTCTCTGAAAGCCGGCTGGCGCATTTGTTCAAAGAGGAAACAGGTATTCCTTTAAAGAGTTATATTGTTTTGCATAAACTTCAAAAAGCCTATGAGTTGATAGGAAATGGCGAAAGCATAACGACTGCTGCTCTCAATGCCGGTTTTAACAGTCCGTCTCATCTTGCATATACAAATAAAATGGTGACAGGAATGTCTGCAACAAATATCCTGAAAGATAGCGAGTTTTTAAAAGCGTTCTGA
- a CDS encoding DEAD/DEAH box helicase family protein has protein sequence MAIKVSAIETINTLNAIFEKHPNERICVLGTTCCGKSTLQEQIPGTVDMDEALWPQLTKEEEAYICQKPWTREIGDFTRKLVKERVSIKAGHPLFSLILIDSDVLVYLDISDELLAEHCKKRGSNFQDAKNVKNAIEETWNNQRENSERVFYYLYITE, from the coding sequence ATGGCGATAAAAGTATCTGCGATTGAAACAATCAATACATTGAATGCAATATTTGAGAAACATCCCAATGAGAGGATTTGCGTTTTAGGAACTACCTGCTGTGGTAAATCAACATTACAGGAGCAAATTCCTGGTACGGTGGATATGGATGAGGCACTATGGCCGCAACTGACGAAGGAAGAGGAAGCATATATCTGTCAGAAACCCTGGACCAGGGAAATAGGAGATTTTACAAGAAAGCTTGTAAAGGAAAGAGTATCAATAAAAGCCGGACATCCTTTGTTTTCACTGATCCTTATAGATTCTGATGTGCTTGTATATCTTGATATAAGTGATGAGCTGCTTGCAGAGCATTGCAAAAAAAGGGGAAGCAATTTTCAGGACGCAAAAAATGTTAAGAATGCCATTGAAGAGACCTGGAACAATCAAAGAGAAAATAGTGAAAGAGTATTTTACTATTTATATATTACGGAATAA
- a CDS encoding serine hydrolase domain-containing protein, which produces MRIEKATPESQGISSSAILNFLNKVNEQGFEVHSFMLLKNGKNIADCWWKPYGAEYRHQLFSLSKSFTSIAIGLAIEEGYLTTETLIADIFTDEMKELGEKVDEKIKRMTVKNLLTMGTGMTYENWDWEGEKPNNILGFLSSHVKNEPGSAFFYNTLATYMCSAIITRLTGQKLVDYLMPRLFEPLGIDPVWDEDNLGISFGGFGLNIKTEDIAVFGQMLLQKGKFGGKQLVPESWVEEATSKQINNGDEADNDWSQGYGYQFWRCVPDGVYRGDGMYGQYCIVMPKQNSVIAVTSNVDMGKFMKLIWSDLLPELDGTEALPENADYNKLVEFGTRQTHLKVNENAELYPTFRAAYKFSSEVSNELKLKKISFDFENGECLVAFYGDEIHQPVYVIRFKQNQWLETAKPFWEQGSYYRAVCYGEWKKEEFETNIWHYETPVNTKLRFIFSDERKCLTMHFKSEQERELVFDKI; this is translated from the coding sequence ATGAGAATTGAAAAAGCCACACCGGAGTCACAGGGTATTTCTTCATCCGCTATATTGAATTTTTTAAACAAAGTAAATGAGCAGGGCTTCGAAGTCCATTCTTTTATGCTGCTCAAGAACGGTAAGAACATAGCTGATTGCTGGTGGAAGCCTTATGGAGCAGAGTACAGGCATCAATTGTTTTCTCTTAGCAAGAGCTTTACATCGATTGCAATCGGATTGGCAATAGAGGAAGGTTACTTAACCACCGAAACGTTGATTGCCGACATCTTCACAGATGAAATGAAGGAATTAGGGGAGAAGGTTGATGAAAAAATCAAAAGAATGACTGTGAAAAACCTTCTTACAATGGGAACAGGAATGACTTACGAAAACTGGGATTGGGAGGGCGAAAAACCGAATAATATATTGGGCTTTTTAAGCTCTCATGTAAAAAATGAACCAGGTAGTGCGTTCTTTTACAATACCCTTGCTACATATATGTGTTCTGCCATCATTACCAGGCTGACAGGGCAGAAACTTGTGGATTATCTTATGCCAAGACTGTTTGAGCCCTTGGGAATCGACCCTGTATGGGATGAAGATAATCTGGGAATTTCTTTTGGCGGTTTTGGGTTAAATATCAAAACAGAGGACATTGCCGTATTTGGTCAAATGCTGCTGCAAAAAGGAAAATTTGGTGGTAAACAGCTCGTACCTGAGAGCTGGGTGGAAGAAGCAACCTCCAAGCAAATCAATAACGGCGATGAAGCTGATAATGATTGGAGTCAGGGGTATGGCTATCAATTCTGGAGATGCGTTCCTGATGGTGTATATCGTGGGGACGGTATGTACGGGCAATATTGTATCGTTATGCCAAAGCAAAATTCCGTAATTGCTGTAACCAGTAACGTTGATATGGGTAAATTTATGAAACTTATTTGGAGTGACCTTCTTCCGGAGCTGGATGGCACTGAGGCCTTACCAGAAAATGCTGATTACAATAAATTAGTTGAGTTTGGAACACGGCAGACACACTTAAAGGTGAACGAAAACGCTGAACTCTATCCAACTTTTAGAGCAGCTTACAAATTTTCCTCCGAAGTATCCAATGAACTAAAATTAAAGAAAATCAGCTTTGATTTTGAAAATGGAGAATGCCTTGTTGCATTTTACGGCGATGAAATTCATCAGCCTGTATATGTAATCCGCTTTAAACAGAATCAATGGCTGGAGACGGCTAAGCCCTTTTGGGAACAAGGTTCCTATTATAGAGCGGTTTGCTATGGTGAGTGGAAGAAGGAAGAATTTGAAACAAATATCTGGCACTATGAAACTCCTGTTAATACAAAGCTAAGATTCATCTTCAGTGATGAAAGAAAATGTCTGACGATGCATTTTAAGTCAGAGCAGGAACGAGAACTTGTATTTGACAAAATTTAA
- a CDS encoding NUDIX hydrolase: protein MLTHKIIGKDSSENFTKECIGCRGFLIKDNKICIIYEQNTGFYQIPGGALEKGETLEECCIREIKEETGCDVIVKEPIIRIDEFYGEWKFTGYYYMCKIKQYGERQLTKEEKENGAVVLWLNLEDAFSVFGTYKEYETLEPCKYGGFYREYMALKLMNMVLQEKIK from the coding sequence ATGCTGACACATAAAATTATTGGTAAAGATTCCTCTGAAAATTTTACGAAAGAATGTATTGGATGCCGCGGCTTTCTTATAAAAGATAATAAGATATGTATTATTTATGAGCAAAATACAGGCTTTTATCAAATACCCGGCGGAGCTTTAGAAAAGGGTGAAACTCTTGAAGAGTGCTGTATCCGTGAAATAAAAGAGGAAACCGGATGTGATGTAATTGTAAAGGAACCAATTATTAGAATTGATGAGTTTTATGGGGAATGGAAATTTACAGGTTATTATTATATGTGCAAAATCAAGCAGTATGGTGAACGGCAATTAACAAAAGAAGAAAAGGAAAATGGCGCTGTTGTGTTATGGTTAAATCTCGAAGATGCTTTTTCTGTATTTGGAACCTATAAAGAATATGAAACTCTTGAACCGTGCAAATATGGAGGTTTCTATAGAGAGTATATGGCTTTGAAATTAATGAATATGGTTTTACAAGAAAAAATCAAGTAA
- a CDS encoding DUF6054 family protein translates to MAKYERRLKGNFNELLNWLHNDIMNGSSSVSYEDGSDIRMGDANVAVRVYERYSMTGGNRVSMNVTVTGAGEELFVSAITSGGSQAVFFKLNTIGEETFLELCSNSVENYIQNR, encoded by the coding sequence ATGGCTAAATATGAACGGAGATTGAAGGGAAACTTCAATGAATTATTAAATTGGCTGCATAATGATATTATGAATGGAAGTTCCTCGGTAAGTTATGAGGACGGCAGCGATATAAGAATGGGTGATGCCAATGTGGCTGTACGGGTATATGAACGTTACAGTATGACAGGAGGTAACCGTGTAAGTATGAATGTCACTGTAACAGGTGCCGGTGAGGAGCTCTTTGTAAGCGCTATCACTTCTGGAGGCAGTCAGGCAGTGTTCTTTAAGTTAAATACCATCGGGGAAGAAACATTTCTGGAGTTATGCAGCAATTCGGTAGAGAACTATATTCAAAATCGATAA
- a CDS encoding prenyltransferase/squalene oxidase repeat-containing protein: MKELSKKSFEEIQLWMYRNARPLELAIWQYEFENGSKEKVLAALSKYQNEDGGFGNALEPDCWNPNSSPYTTLNAIDKLKNIDYSDIEHPIIQGIFKFLESGLHSNESGWFFSIPTNNDYPHAPWWNYDPDANEYESVGVSAGIACFILKYADKNSNIYEKATFIIDKLIGKLSETGKYGDMGVGGYCELMDTLPKLSLSNRFDLTYLSDKVRRLVYDSIEKDVSKWSSYGKTPSSFILSPESLYYKDNEELLLKELDYIIEKRPENGVWGITWSWFENNEIYSKEFAIAENWWKADIAIGKLKLLRSFGRLESVLQ; encoded by the coding sequence ATGAAAGAACTTAGCAAGAAGTCCTTTGAAGAAATTCAATTATGGATGTACCGGAATGCCCGTCCTTTGGAATTAGCCATATGGCAATATGAATTTGAAAATGGTAGTAAAGAGAAGGTATTAGCAGCCTTGTCAAAATATCAAAATGAAGACGGAGGTTTTGGAAATGCTCTGGAACCGGATTGCTGGAATCCAAATTCATCACCCTATACAACACTGAATGCCATCGATAAATTAAAGAATATAGATTATTCGGACATAGAGCATCCCATCATACAAGGTATCTTCAAATTCTTAGAAAGCGGACTACATAGTAATGAAAGCGGATGGTTCTTCAGTATTCCAACAAATAATGACTATCCTCATGCGCCTTGGTGGAACTACGACCCTGATGCCAATGAATATGAAAGTGTTGGTGTATCCGCAGGAATCGCTTGCTTTATCCTAAAATATGCAGATAAGAATTCTAATATATATGAAAAAGCTACTTTTATAATCGATAAGTTAATCGGCAAGTTAAGTGAAACAGGTAAATATGGTGATATGGGAGTGGGTGGGTATTGTGAGTTAATGGATACATTGCCAAAACTTTCCTTATCGAATCGTTTCGACCTTACGTATCTTTCAGATAAAGTTAGAAGACTTGTTTATGATTCTATTGAGAAGGATGTATCCAAGTGGTCGTCATATGGAAAAACACCTTCCAGTTTTATACTCTCACCCGAAAGTTTATATTACAAGGACAATGAAGAACTGCTATTAAAAGAACTGGATTATATCATAGAGAAACGGCCTGAGAATGGAGTTTGGGGAATTACCTGGAGCTGGTTTGAAAATAATGAGATATATTCGAAAGAGTTCGCAATAGCTGAGAACTGGTGGAAAGCAGATATAGCAATTGGGAAACTTAAGTTATTAAGAAGCTTTGGCAGACTTGAAAGTGTCCTGCAGTGA